The Myxococcus virescens genomic sequence CGGCCGGCGCAGCGAGCTGAGCCACCGCGTCCCGCTGGCGTGGCTGGAGCTCCTCTCTCGCCTGGATGGACTGCCCGGAGTGGTGGACCGCGACGTGTTCCATGGCTGCGTGCCGGGCAGCGACCACGAGCAGCCGGGCGATGACCCCGTCTACCAGTACTGGGTCACCACCGAGGTCCGAGGCCTCGACGCCGTCCCAGAAGGCCTGAAGACCCTGACGATTCCCGCGCGCGACTACGCCATGACGCCGGTGCTGGGCACGGTGGATGCCATCAACGCGGCCTACGGCCGGCTGGCGAATTGGCTTCAGTCGGAAGACAGGCGCTCAGACCCTGCCGCCTACGTGCTGGAGCGATACGACCAGCGTCGACAGCCCGTGACCCCGCCGTACGAGCGCTTCGACTACGAACTGCTCACACCCCTGGCGCCCTGAGCGACGTCTCCCAGTCACCGTCAACGAGGAGCACGAGCGCGGGCATCGAGCAACTGCCCGCGTCAAACCATGCGCACGACAACAGACGACTGTTCGTCGGACGCGACGACACCACCGTCACAGCGCTATGCGCGCGACCTGTCCGGACGCGACGGCATGACCTGAGCCAGCACCTCCGCTCGGGGAAGCCCCTCCACCGCACCGAGCTTCTCCACGACACGGGACCCGACCTCACACGCGAACGTGGCCAGCGCCACCAACTCCTCACCGGTTGCATCGCGCAGCGCCTCAGCGCCGCCGAACCAGCGCACCAGCCCCTGCAGCAGGCCCGCGACGAAACCATCGCCAGCACCGGTGGTGTCGACGACGCGCGTCTGGGGCGCCGCGACGTGGATGCGCTCCCCCTTCCATTGCAGCAGCGCGCCACGCTCGCCCAGCGTCACCACGGGCAGCGGCACGCCCATCGCGGCCAGTCGCGTCAGCGCTTCGTGGGGCACCTCCGTCCCGGTGACGAAGCCAATCTCCTCTTCGGAGAGCTTCACCACGGTGCACAGCGGCAGCATCCGCGCCAGCAGGCCCTTCAGGAGAGACGTGTCCTCCCACGCATGCAGCCGCAAGTTGGGGTCACAGCTCACGATGAGCCCCGCGTCGCGAGCCAACCCCAGCATCCGCACCGCGGCCTCCTGCGCCTCCGGCCACTGGAGCGAGTTGGAGCCGCAATGCACCGCCTTCGCCCCCGACAGGAACGCCGCGTCGACATCCGCGTGTCCCAGCAGGAACTCCGCGGAGCGTGTCCGGAAGAAGGTGAAGCTGCGCTCGCCCTTCCCATCCAGGGAGATGAACACCAGCCCTGTGCGAGCCTCCGCCGTCTGGCGCAGGTGACTCACGTCCACGCCTTCCGCCGCCAATCGCTCGCGAAGGAAGTGACCGAACTCATCCGCGCCCACCACGCCCAGCATGGCCGGACGCAGCCCCAGCCGGGCCAGCCCCACCGCGACATTCGCCGGCGAGCCACCGGGGCACGGATGCCACGCGGGGACGTCGCGCACGCGGTGCCCTGAAGCCGCCGGGAGGAAGTCCACCAACGTCTCACCAAAGCACACGACATCCAGCGGCGGCATGCGCCCCTCGCTTCCGAACTTCGTCAATCCAGGCCCACCTGGGCCATGAAGTCCACGCTCTTGAGGCGGCGACCCAGGTGATGGGCAATGAAAACGTTGAGCAGGCCGCGAGCACGCGCGCGCAAGTCCGGCGGCAGCGGCGTGCGCGCCCCTTCCTGGAGAGCGCGCAGGCCCGACAGCAGCGCCACCGGCACCGCCACGGACTCGCGAGCACGGGCTCCACACGGCTCACACACCGCGCCGCCATGGGCCTGGTCGAAACGAGGCCGCTCACCCGGAGCGCCGCCACACAGCGAGCACGAATCAAACCGAGGCATCAACCCCGCGTGCGCCAGCGCGGACAGCTCGAAAGCCAAGAGCGACGTGGGCCCGGCCTCCTTCGCATCCAGTCGCGTCAGGTACGACTCCAACAGGGCGAACAGCTCCGGCTGCGGCTCATGGTCCCGCGTCAGCTCGCGGCACAGCTCCACCGCGTACAAGGCCCGGGCAATCAGGGACAGGTCCTCGCGCGCCGCATAGAAACCCGCGACGATGTCCGTGCCGTCCAGCCGCACCGTGCTGCCGCGCGTCTCCACGATGTGCACGCGAAGCCGCATGAACGGCTCCAGCGCGCCGGCGAAGCGCCGCTTGCTCTTGCGTGCGCCCGCGGCGAAGGCCGTCAGCTTCCCATGCTCGCGCGTCAGCAAGGTGACGAGCCGGTCGGACTCGCCATAGTCCACCGAGGACAGCACGAGCGCGTCGTCGTCGTATCGCTCCATGGAGATGCTTCAACGCGCGAGCGGATTGGGAAGCTTTCCGCTCAGCACCAGGAACAGGTACACGCCCAGGAGCAGGGCCGCCAGCAGCACGGACAGCCCCACGTAGGCCCGCTTGCGCCGCTCCTGCTCCAACTGCACGGGAGATGGCGCCGGGACGGACTTGTCCACCTCCTCGTAGCGCAGCACGGCCTCTTCCGGAGACATGCCGATGACCTGCGCGTACGCGCGGATGTAGTTCACCACGAAGATGCGCGAGGGCAGCCGTTCCACCTGACCGGCCTCGAGCGCGGTGATGAGCGTGGGAGGAATCTTGGTCTCCCGCGCGACGTCGTCACGCGAGAGCCCTCGGAGCTCTCGCTGCTGGCTCAGGTATTTGCCGAAATCGACGTGGTCCACGGGTCCCCAGATACCCAACGCGCTAGAGCTTTTCCAGCAGCCTCCGGCAGTCGTCCTTCAGCACCTGTTCACCAGCTTTCGCCTTGGTCTCACAGGTGGCGAAGGCTGCCTTCGCCGCATCGACCTGCCCCAGCTTCGCCTGGCAGACGCCCTCACGCATGTACGCTTCCGCCACATCCGGGCAATTCTCGCGGTAGTGCGTGAACTGGCGGCACGCCTCGGAGGTGCGCCCCGTCTCGTCGTAGATGAGGCCCAGGTTCTTGTAGCCCAAACAGAAGTTGGGGTTGGTCGTCACCGCGGCCTTGATGCTCTCCACCGCGCGGTCCGGCTCGCCCTTCTTGTAGTACGCCCACCCCAGGTTTCCCTGGGCGATGAAGGGCGTCGGGTAGAGCATGTCGTTGAGGACCAGCTCATAGAGCTTGATGGCGTCGTCGTAGCGGCCCTGGTCCAGGTGCACGTTGGCGAGGTTGGTGCGCGCCTCGGAGAAGTCGGGGCGAACCTCCAGCGCCTTGGTGTAGTGCTTGACGGCCTCGTCGGGACGGCGAAACGCCAGGTGCAGCAGGATGCCCATGGCGTTGTTCGCGTCGGGGTAGTCCGGGTCGTTCTTCAGCGACACCTGCAGCTCGCGCAGCGCCTCCTGGAGCTCGCCGGCCTGCTGGGCCTGCAATGCCAGGTCGTAGTGAATCTCGGCGCTCCGCTTCTCCTTCTCCGTGGGCGTGTGGGAACAACCGGAGGACACCAGCAGCAGCGCGAGCGAACAGGACGCGTTGGAAAGGCGGAACATGGGGAGCGGCTCTCGACGAGGGTGAGGGGGCGGTGACTCAGAAGGCGGCCAGGAAGCGGCCCAGGGTGGTGGTGACGTTCTTCTTCTCCTCGGCGCGCGCAACCACGGCGGGCACGAGCGTCGGGTCCTTGAAGAACACCGGCAACGTCTTGAGCTGCTCGTCCTGCTGCTCGGGGGCCATCGCGCGCCAGTTGGCGTCGTCCATCATGAACCCGAGCGACTCCACGAAGGCCAGCGCGTCCCCCTCGTCATCGCGGTACTCATCCGCTGACACGTTGCGCCGGCCGGACAGGTACACCGCGCAGTCCGCGGCCTCCGCCAGGTACAGGTACACGAAGACAGCCGCGGTCCCCTGCCCTCCCCGGAGGCCCACGACAAAGGCCTGCGCCGGTCCGGCCTGCTTGCCCGGAATGGCCACGTGCGGCGCGTTGAGGGAGGTATGCAGCGCCAGGATTTGCTCCCGCGTGGCGGGCAGCCCGCGGTAGCGCTCGTCGAGGTTGAACACGGTTGTCTCCGTTACCCGAAGCCCCACACCCGTCAGCGCGTGGTGAGGGTGAACTCCTGCGTCGCATCCTGCGTGTCCGCCGCCGTCTTCTGGAAGCGGAGGATGGGATTGTCGATCATCACGTTCCCGCCGCCCTCGTTGCCCTCGCCAATAATGACCCGAAACACGTGGGCAGGCGAACTGCTGCGCGCGTCCCCGGCGTTTCCCTTCCGGGCGATGAACGTCACCTTGTTCGCCCCCGGCCGCAGGTTGCGGGTGATGTCCACCACCACCTGGTCCTCGTTGCCTCGCAGCTTGCGCAGCCACGTGGAATTGATGAACACGTCGATGTCGTACCCCGTCATCCCCGGCACCGTCTGCTCCGTCACCAGCCAGTAGCGCTGGGTGAGGCGCCCGGGGGCCGAGGGCGCGCCAGGCGCCTGCTGCGCCACGGGAGGCGCCTTCGCGGCGGGGGCGGCCGGCCCCGGGGCGGCGGGCGCCGGTGCCTGGGGTGACGCGGCGGGGGCCGGAGGCGTCACCGCCGTCACACGGGCCGCGTAGCCCGGCGCGTCGATGTGCACGTTCCCGGCCTCGTCGATGCGGACGGTGGCCTTCTCGAACTTCTGGTTGGTGACGCCGTCAATCTTGACGCCGTTGAGGAAGACGGAGCCAGCGTGCGCCCCGAACGGGGCCAGGGCCAGGGCGGCGGCAAGCGCGGCGCTGGGGAACAGGGGGTTCTTCATGCGGGTCACTCCTGAGAATCTCCAACAGTCCCGGGCACTTGGAACGCTTAGCGCACCCGGCGGGACGGAACAAGGCGCGCATACACCCCGTTGGAGCGTCCCAGTCGCCCGGAGATTCACCCCACCCACTCAGGGCATGGGCTCGGGAGGCACCTCGCGCTGCGCCAAGGCCCAGTCTCCGCCCAGCCCGTGGCCCTCACGGAAGCGCCGGAAGTCCCGGCGGACCGCGCGCGGATAGCGCCGGAAGCGCTCCAGTTCGCCCTGCTTGATGGCGTTGCGAATGCGGGTGGGGCCGGCGTTGTAGGCCATCAGGGCCAGGTCCAGGTCCCCACCGAAGCGCTCCTGTAACGAGCGCAGGTAGCGGATGCCCAGCCGCACGCAGAGCGCGGTGTCCGCGGTCACTTCCTCGCGGGACAGGCGCAGTCCTTCCTTCTCCGCCAGGAAGTGCAGCGTGCTCGGTTTGATCTGCATCAACCCACGCGCGCCCTTCACGGAGACGGCATCTTCCGTGAAGTCCGACTCCACGTCGATGATGGCCAGGATCAGCAGCGGATCATACGCGAGCCGCCCGGCCTCCTCGGCGATGGCCTGGATGAGCTGCCGGCGCAGCGTCAGGCCCAGGTCCGGGGCCCGGCGCGCCAGCACCGCGTCGATGAGCGACGCCTCGGGGGAGATGACCTCCGCCGCCACGACGCCCGGGACGACGGGCTGCACCGGCCGCTCCTCCAGCAACGGCACCAGCCGCGCCGACACGACGAGCGCCGCCCCCGCGAGCAGCGGGAGCCGGGAACAACCCGAGCTGAAGGCGTGGAGACGTTCGAAGAGCCGCGTACCGAAAGACCTCCCGCCCGAAGGGGCGGGAGCTTTCACTTCCGGTGCTCCAGGGCCTGGATGCGCTCGGCCAGCTTGTCCAGCCGGGTTCCAAACGCCGCCAGCTCCTCGCGGCGGGGCAGCTTCATCTTCATCAGGGCCTGGCGAACCCGCTCTTCCACGTTGTGCTCCAGGTCCTTGCGGTGGCCCACCAGCCGCTCACTGAA encodes the following:
- the recO gene encoding DNA repair protein RecO — encoded protein: MERYDDDALVLSSVDYGESDRLVTLLTREHGKLTAFAAGARKSKRRFAGALEPFMRLRVHIVETRGSTVRLDGTDIVAGFYAAREDLSLIARALYAVELCRELTRDHEPQPELFALLESYLTRLDAKEAGPTSLLAFELSALAHAGLMPRFDSCSLCGGAPGERPRFDQAHGGAVCEPCGARARESVAVPVALLSGLRALQEGARTPLPPDLRARARGLLNVFIAHHLGRRLKSVDFMAQVGLD
- the tgl gene encoding social motility TPR repeat lipoprotein Tgl, producing the protein MFRLSNASCSLALLLVSSGCSHTPTEKEKRSAEIHYDLALQAQQAGELQEALRELQVSLKNDPDYPDANNAMGILLHLAFRRPDEAVKHYTKALEVRPDFSEARTNLANVHLDQGRYDDAIKLYELVLNDMLYPTPFIAQGNLGWAYYKKGEPDRAVESIKAAVTTNPNFCLGYKNLGLIYDETGRTSEACRQFTHYRENCPDVAEAYMREGVCQAKLGQVDAAKAAFATCETKAKAGEQVLKDDCRRLLEKL
- a CDS encoding lytic transglycosylase domain-containing protein; protein product: MKAPAPSGGRSFGTRLFERLHAFSSGCSRLPLLAGAALVVSARLVPLLEERPVQPVVPGVVAAEVISPEASLIDAVLARRAPDLGLTLRRQLIQAIAEEAGRLAYDPLLILAIIDVESDFTEDAVSVKGARGLMQIKPSTLHFLAEKEGLRLSREEVTADTALCVRLGIRYLRSLQERFGGDLDLALMAYNAGPTRIRNAIKQGELERFRRYPRAVRRDFRRFREGHGLGGDWALAQREVPPEPMP
- a CDS encoding helix-turn-helix domain-containing protein, which encodes MDHVDFGKYLSQQRELRGLSRDDVARETKIPPTLITALEAGQVERLPSRIFVVNYIRAYAQVIGMSPEEAVLRYEEVDKSVPAPSPVQLEQERRKRAYVGLSVLLAALLLGVYLFLVLSGKLPNPLAR
- a CDS encoding carbohydrate kinase family protein codes for the protein MTKFGSEGRMPPLDVVCFGETLVDFLPAASGHRVRDVPAWHPCPGGSPANVAVGLARLGLRPAMLGVVGADEFGHFLRERLAAEGVDVSHLRQTAEARTGLVFISLDGKGERSFTFFRTRSAEFLLGHADVDAAFLSGAKAVHCGSNSLQWPEAQEAAVRMLGLARDAGLIVSCDPNLRLHAWEDTSLLKGLLARMLPLCTVVKLSEEEIGFVTGTEVPHEALTRLAAMGVPLPVVTLGERGALLQWKGERIHVAAPQTRVVDTTGAGDGFVAGLLQGLVRWFGGAEALRDATGEELVALATFACEVGSRVVEKLGAVEGLPRAEVLAQVMPSRPDRSRA
- a CDS encoding GyrI-like domain-containing protein; this encodes MNVSIVSRGEIKLVGIKVVGRRSELSHRVPLAWLELLSRLDGLPGVVDRDVFHGCVPGSDHEQPGDDPVYQYWVTTEVRGLDAVPEGLKTLTIPARDYAMTPVLGTVDAINAAYGRLANWLQSEDRRSDPAAYVLERYDQRRQPVTPPYERFDYELLTPLAP